From Streptomyces sp. NBC_00775, one genomic window encodes:
- the pta gene encoding phosphate acetyltransferase translates to MTRSVYVTGIDRGDGRQVVELGVMELLTRQVDRVGVFRPLVHDGPDRLFELLRSRYRLAQDPSTVYGMDYHEASALQAEQGADELVSSLVNRFHAVARDYDVVLVLGTDYADTQFPDELALNARLANEFGASVIPVVGGRGQTAESVRAETRNAYRAYDGLGCDVLAMIVNRVAAADRAGILERLDSRLPVPCYVLPDEPALSAPTVAQITQALGGKVLLGDDAGLARDALDFVFGGAMLPNFLNALTPGCLVVTPGDRADLVVGSLAAHSAGTPPIAGVLLTLNERPSDEILTLAARLAPGTPVVSVAGNSFPTATELFGLEGKLNAATPRKAETALGLFERHVDTSDLLKRVSAPSSDRVTPMMFEHKLLEQARSDKRRVVLPEGTEERVLHAAEVLLRRGVCDLTLLGPVDQIRKKAADLGIDLGATQLIDPHTSPLRDSFAEKYSKLRAHKGVTVELAYDVVADVNYFGTLMVQEGLADGMVSGSVHSTAATIRPAFEIIKTRPDSKIVSSVFFMCLADKVLVYGDCAVNPDPNAEQLCDIAIQSATTAEQFGVEPRIAMLSYSTGTSGSGADVDKVREATELVRLRRGDLRIEGPIQYDAAVEPSVAATKLPDSEVAGQASVLIFPDLNTGNNTYKAVQRSAGAIAVGPVLQGLRKPVNDLSRGALVQDIVNTVAITAIQAQTSDQKAFQQ, encoded by the coding sequence GTGACGCGCAGCGTGTATGTGACCGGGATCGACCGCGGCGACGGCCGCCAGGTCGTCGAGCTGGGGGTCATGGAGCTCCTGACCCGCCAGGTCGACCGGGTGGGGGTGTTCCGTCCGCTCGTGCACGACGGCCCGGACCGCCTCTTCGAGCTGCTGCGCTCCCGCTACCGGCTGGCGCAGGACCCGTCGACGGTGTACGGCATGGACTACCACGAGGCGTCCGCGCTCCAGGCCGAGCAGGGCGCGGACGAGCTGGTCTCCTCGCTGGTGAACCGCTTCCACGCGGTCGCGCGGGACTACGACGTCGTCCTCGTCCTCGGCACCGACTACGCCGACACCCAGTTCCCCGACGAGCTGGCGCTCAACGCCCGGCTGGCGAACGAGTTCGGCGCCTCGGTCATCCCGGTCGTCGGCGGCCGTGGCCAGACCGCCGAGTCCGTACGCGCCGAGACGCGCAACGCCTACCGCGCCTACGACGGTCTGGGCTGCGACGTTCTCGCCATGATCGTGAACCGGGTGGCCGCGGCCGACCGCGCCGGGATACTCGAGCGGCTCGACAGCCGTCTTCCCGTGCCCTGTTACGTCCTCCCGGACGAGCCCGCGCTGTCCGCGCCCACCGTCGCGCAGATCACCCAGGCTCTCGGCGGCAAGGTGCTCCTCGGCGACGACGCGGGGCTGGCCCGTGACGCGCTGGACTTCGTCTTCGGCGGCGCGATGCTGCCGAACTTCCTGAACGCGCTGACCCCCGGGTGTCTCGTGGTCACCCCGGGCGACCGCGCCGACCTCGTCGTCGGCTCGCTCGCCGCGCACAGCGCCGGCACTCCCCCGATCGCCGGTGTGCTGCTCACCCTGAACGAGCGGCCCAGCGACGAGATCCTCACCCTCGCGGCCCGCCTCGCGCCGGGCACCCCCGTCGTCTCCGTGGCCGGGAACTCCTTCCCGACCGCGACCGAACTCTTCGGCCTGGAGGGGAAGCTGAACGCGGCCACGCCCCGCAAGGCGGAGACGGCGCTCGGCCTGTTCGAGCGGCATGTGGACACCAGTGACCTGCTGAAGCGGGTGTCCGCGCCGAGCAGCGACCGGGTCACGCCGATGATGTTCGAGCACAAGCTGCTGGAGCAGGCCCGCTCCGACAAGCGCCGTGTCGTCCTCCCCGAGGGCACCGAGGAGCGCGTCCTGCACGCCGCCGAGGTGCTGCTGCGCCGGGGGGTCTGTGACCTGACGCTGCTCGGCCCGGTCGACCAGATCCGCAAGAAGGCCGCCGACCTGGGCATCGACCTCGGCGCCACCCAGCTCATCGACCCGCACACCTCCCCGCTGCGGGATTCCTTCGCCGAGAAGTACTCCAAGCTGCGCGCCCACAAGGGCGTCACCGTGGAGCTGGCGTACGACGTCGTCGCCGACGTGAACTACTTCGGCACGCTGATGGTGCAGGAGGGCCTCGCCGACGGCATGGTGTCGGGTTCGGTGCACTCCACGGCCGCCACCATCCGGCCCGCCTTCGAGATCATCAAGACCCGGCCGGACTCGAAGATCGTCTCGTCCGTCTTCTTCATGTGCCTCGCCGACAAGGTCCTCGTCTACGGCGACTGTGCCGTGAACCCGGACCCGAACGCCGAGCAGCTCTGCGACATCGCCATCCAGTCGGCCACCACGGCCGAGCAGTTCGGGGTCGAACCGCGGATCGCGATGCTGTCGTACTCGACGGGTACGTCCGGTTCCGGCGCCGACGTCGACAAGGTGCGCGAGGCGACCGAGCTGGTGCGGCTGCGCCGCGGCGATCTGCGGATCGAGGGGCCCATCCAGTACGACGCCGCCGTCGAGCCGTCGGTCGCGGCGACCAAGCTGCCGGACTCGGAGGTCGCCGGGCAGGCGTCCGTGCTGATCTTCCCGGACCTCAACACCGGCAACAACACCTACAAGGCCGTGCAGCGCTCGGCCGGCGCGATCGCCGTCGGTCCGGTTCTGCAGGGTCTGCGCAAGCCCGTCAACGACCTGTCCCGCGGCGCGCTCGTCCAGGACATCGTCAACACCGTCGCCATCACGGCGATCCAGGCCCAGACCTCCGACCAGAAGGCTTTCCAGCAGTGA
- a CDS encoding acetate kinase, with translation MTGTRVLVLNSGSSSVKYQLLDMRDSSRLAVGLVERIGEETSRLKHTALTTGESRETNAPIADHEAALKAVAAELAKDGLGLDSPELAAIGHRVVHGGKTFTDPTVIDDSVLAEIERLIPVAPLHNPANLTGIRTAMALRPDLPQVAVFDTAFHTTMPESAARYAIDVKTADEHRIRRYGFHGTSHAYVSRATAELLGRAPEDVNVIVLHLGNGASASAVRGGRCVDTSMGLTPLEGLVMGTRSGDMDPAVIFHLMRVGGMSTDEIDTLLNKKSGLIGLCGDNDMREIRRRVDEGDERARLAFDIYIHRLKKYIGAYYAVLGRVDAIAFTAGVGENAAPVREAAIAGLEELGLAVDSDLNAVRGDEPRLISPQYARVAVAVVPTDEELEIATQTYALVGESND, from the coding sequence GTGACCGGCACCCGCGTCCTCGTCCTCAACTCCGGCTCGTCGTCGGTGAAGTACCAGCTGCTCGACATGCGCGACAGCAGCCGGCTGGCCGTGGGCCTGGTGGAGCGAATCGGCGAGGAGACCTCCCGTCTCAAGCACACGGCGCTCACCACCGGCGAGTCCCGTGAGACGAACGCCCCCATCGCCGACCACGAGGCCGCCCTCAAGGCCGTCGCCGCCGAGCTGGCCAAGGACGGGCTCGGTCTGGACTCCCCCGAGCTGGCGGCGATCGGCCACCGGGTCGTGCACGGCGGGAAGACCTTCACCGACCCGACCGTCATCGACGACTCCGTGCTCGCCGAGATCGAGCGGCTGATCCCGGTGGCTCCGCTGCACAACCCGGCGAACCTCACGGGCATCCGTACGGCCATGGCGCTGCGCCCCGACCTCCCCCAGGTCGCCGTCTTCGACACCGCCTTCCACACGACGATGCCGGAGTCGGCGGCGCGCTACGCGATCGACGTGAAGACCGCCGACGAGCACCGCATCCGCCGGTACGGCTTCCACGGCACCTCGCACGCCTATGTGTCCCGGGCCACCGCGGAGCTCCTGGGCAGGGCGCCGGAGGACGTCAACGTCATCGTGCTGCACCTGGGCAACGGGGCTTCGGCGTCGGCCGTGCGCGGCGGCCGGTGCGTGGACACCTCCATGGGGCTCACACCGCTGGAGGGGCTCGTGATGGGGACCCGCTCCGGTGACATGGATCCCGCGGTCATCTTCCATTTGATGCGTGTTGGGGGGATGTCCACAGACGAGATCGACACTTTGCTCAACAAGAAGAGCGGCCTGATCGGTCTGTGCGGCGACAACGACATGCGGGAGATCCGCCGTCGTGTCGACGAGGGTGACGAGCGGGCGCGGCTCGCCTTCGACATCTACATCCACCGCCTGAAGAAGTACATCGGCGCCTACTACGCGGTCCTCGGCCGGGTGGACGCCATCGCCTTCACCGCCGGAGTGGGCGAGAACGCCGCCCCGGTGCGCGAGGCCGCGATCGCCGGCCTGGAGGAACTGGGTCTCGCGGTCGACAGCGACCTGAACGCCGTACGCGGCGACGAGCCGCGGCTCATCTCGCCGCAGTACGCGCGGGTCGCGGTCGCCGTGGTGCCGACGGACGAGGAACTGGAGATCGCCACACAGACGTATGCGCTGGTCGGAGAGAGCAATGACTGA
- the pyk gene encoding pyruvate kinase has product MRRSKIVCTLGPAVDSHEKLVALIEAGMNVARFNFSHGTHEEHQGRYDRVRAASAETGKAIGVLADLQGPKIRLETFAEGPVELERGDEFTITVEDVPGDKHICGTTYKGLPGDVSKGDPILINDGNVELKVVEVDGTQVKTVVIEGGVISDHKGINLPGAAVNVPALSEKDVEDLRFALKMGCDMVALSFVRDANDVNDVHKVMDEEGRRVPVIAKVEKPQAVEHMEGVVAAFDAVMVARGDLAVEYPLEKVPMVQKRLVELCRRNAKPVIVATQMMESMITNSRPTRAEASDVANAILDGADAVMLSAESSVGAYPIETVKTMSKIVVAAEEELLSKGLQPLVPGKKPRTQGGSVARAACEIADFLGGKGLVAFTKSGDTARRLSRYRALQPILAFTTDEGTRNQLTLSWGVESHVVPFVNSTDEMVDLVDQELQKLKRFNDGDVVVMTAGSPPGVPGTTNMVRVHHLGESDHA; this is encoded by the coding sequence ATGCGCCGTTCGAAAATCGTCTGTACTCTCGGCCCCGCGGTCGACTCCCACGAGAAGCTCGTCGCGCTGATCGAAGCCGGCATGAATGTGGCCCGCTTCAACTTCAGCCATGGCACGCACGAAGAGCACCAGGGGCGGTACGACCGCGTCCGGGCCGCCTCGGCCGAGACCGGCAAGGCCATCGGTGTGCTCGCCGACCTCCAGGGCCCGAAGATCCGCCTGGAGACCTTCGCCGAGGGTCCCGTCGAGCTGGAGCGTGGTGACGAGTTCACCATCACCGTCGAGGACGTTCCCGGGGACAAGCACATCTGCGGCACGACCTACAAGGGTCTGCCCGGCGATGTCTCCAAGGGCGACCCGATCCTCATCAACGACGGCAACGTCGAGCTGAAGGTCGTCGAGGTCGACGGTACGCAGGTCAAGACGGTCGTCATCGAGGGCGGCGTGATCTCCGACCACAAGGGCATCAACCTGCCCGGCGCGGCCGTGAACGTGCCGGCGCTGTCGGAGAAGGACGTCGAGGACCTGCGCTTCGCCCTGAAGATGGGCTGCGACATGGTCGCCCTGTCCTTCGTGCGCGACGCCAACGACGTGAACGACGTCCACAAGGTGATGGACGAGGAGGGCCGCCGGGTCCCCGTCATCGCCAAGGTGGAGAAGCCGCAGGCGGTCGAGCACATGGAGGGCGTCGTCGCGGCGTTCGACGCGGTGATGGTGGCCCGTGGCGACCTGGCCGTGGAGTACCCGCTGGAGAAGGTCCCGATGGTGCAGAAGCGCCTCGTGGAGCTGTGCCGCCGCAACGCCAAGCCGGTGATCGTCGCGACCCAGATGATGGAGTCGATGATCACCAACTCCCGCCCGACGCGCGCCGAGGCCTCCGACGTCGCCAACGCGATCCTGGACGGCGCGGACGCGGTCATGCTGTCGGCCGAGTCGAGCGTGGGCGCGTACCCGATCGAGACCGTGAAGACGATGTCGAAGATCGTCGTCGCGGCCGAGGAGGAACTCCTCTCCAAGGGCCTGCAGCCGCTGGTTCCCGGCAAGAAGCCGCGCACGCAGGGCGGTTCGGTCGCCCGCGCCGCCTGCGAGATCGCCGACTTCCTCGGCGGCAAGGGCCTGGTGGCCTTCACCAAGTCCGGTGACACCGCCCGCCGGCTGTCCCGCTATCGCGCGCTCCAGCCGATCCTGGCCTTCACCACGGACGAGGGCACCCGCAACCAGCTGACGCTCAGCTGGGGCGTCGAGTCCCACGTCGTGCCGTTCGTGAACAGCACCGACGAGATGGTCGACCTGGTCGACCAGGAGCTCCAGAAGCTCAAGCGCTTCAACGACGGCGACGTCGTCGTGATGACCGCGGGTTCGCCCCCCGGCGTCCCCGGCACCACCAACATGGTCCGGGTGCACCACCTGGGCGAGAGCGACCACGCCTGA
- a CDS encoding DUF6114 domain-containing protein, translating into MSAETPAAPGQNEHYLTVFRRNFRAWRGNRPFWAGLFILLGGFPIAYFPYAHLQVGHLTLAMATTAGAGSLIIGVLLGVLGVSLWFQKHVRTFAGVAAILLALVSIPVANLGGFLMGFLLAMIGGAMAVAWVPGEPDTDPSASGYKSAGDTSKTLNTPNTPNTPDSPAPEAAQPEAVYGVDEPNDLYGTSPANGANGRHSAG; encoded by the coding sequence TACCTCACCGTGTTCCGGCGGAACTTCCGCGCCTGGAGGGGCAACCGTCCGTTCTGGGCCGGCCTGTTCATCCTGCTCGGCGGTTTCCCCATCGCCTACTTTCCGTACGCGCACCTCCAGGTCGGCCATCTGACGCTGGCGATGGCCACCACAGCCGGCGCGGGCTCCCTGATCATCGGCGTGCTGCTGGGCGTGCTGGGCGTCAGTCTCTGGTTCCAGAAGCACGTACGGACCTTCGCGGGTGTCGCGGCGATCCTCCTCGCGCTGGTCTCCATTCCGGTGGCCAACCTCGGTGGCTTCCTGATGGGCTTCCTGCTCGCCATGATCGGCGGCGCGATGGCGGTTGCCTGGGTGCCGGGCGAGCCCGACACGGATCCGTCCGCGTCGGGATACAAGAGCGCGGGCGACACCTCGAAGACCCTGAACACCCCGAACACCCCGAACACCCCGGACAGCCCGGCCCCCGAGGCCGCCCAGCCCGAGGCCGTGTACGGCGTGGACGAGCCGAACGACCTGTACGGAACGAGCCCGGCGAACGGGGCGAACGGGAGGCACAGTGCCGGCTGA